The DNA segment CCCACCGGCCGTCGCGCGTACGGGACGCGTATCGGCGGCGTACAGGCGGCGTCAAGGCCGCGCCCACTCCCGTAAAGGAGGCATCAACGCAGGTCACAGCGGTGCCGGCGGGGGGTTTGCTCATGAGGTCCGATTCAACGACACCTCAATCCGGGAGCATCCGATGGCCGACACGGCCTTCGTCGTCACCACGATCGCGGTCTTCGCGCTGGTGGTACTCGTCGCCAGGGGGGTGGCGAAGCTGTGACCGCGGACAACGTGGCCGGCCTCGTCGTGGCCGCCGCCCTGCTGGGCTACCTCGTCCTCGCCCTCCTCTTCCCGGAGAGGTTCTGAGCCGATATGAGCCCCGTCCTCTCCGGTGTGCTCCAGCTCCTCGCGCTCGTGGTGGCGCTGGGGCTGGCGTACCGCCCGCTCGGCGACCACATGGCCCGCGTCTACACCTCGACCCGCCATCTGCGGGCCGAGCGGTGGATCTACCGGGCGATCGGCGCCGACCCCGGCGCGCGGATGCGCCAAGCCGCGTATCTGCGCGGCGTCCTCGCCTTCTCCGCCGTCGGCGTCCTCCTCCTGTACCTGCTGCAACGGCTCCAGGGCGTCCTGCCCGGCTCGCTCGGCTTCTCCTCGATCGACCCCGACCAGGCGTTCAACACCGCCGCCTCGTTCGTCGCGAACACCAACTGGCAGTCGTACGCCGGCGAGCAGGCCATGGGCCACCTCGTGCAGACCGGCGGTCTGGCCGTGCAGAACTTCCTCTCCGCCGCCGTCGGCATGGCCGTCGCGATCGCCCTCGTCCGCGGGTTCGCCGCCTCCCGCACCGGGGAACTCGGCAACTTCTGGTGCGATCTGGTGCGCGGCACCGTCCGCGTCCTGCTGCCGCTCGCCGCAGTCGGCGCGCTCGTCCTCGTCGCCTGCGGGGCGATACAGAACTTCGCCGGCATCCACGAGGTCGGGCAGTTCACCGGCGGCGGCCAGGAATGGAACGGCGGCGCGGTCGCCTCCCAGGAGGCCATCAAGGAGCTGGGCACCAACGGCGGCGGCTACTTCAACGCCAACGCGGCCCACCCCTTCGAGAACCCCAGCGGCCTGTCCAACCTCTTCGAGATCTTCCTGATCCTCCTCATCCCGTTCGCGCTGACCCGCACCTTCGGCCGCATGGTGGGCTCCGTCCGGCAGGGGTACGCGCTCCTGGGCACCATGCTCGTCTTCTGGCTCGGCTTCTCCGTGCTGATGATGTGGACCGAGTCGGCCCACCACGGCCCCGCGTTCGAGCTCGCGGGCGGCGCCACCGAGGGCAAGGAGACCCGGTTCGGCATCGGCGGCTCGTCGCTGTTCGCCGTCGCCACCACACTCACCTCCACCGGCGCGGTGAACTCCTTCCACTCCTCGTACACCGGCCTCGGCGGCGGCATCACGCTGCTCGGCATGCAGCTCGGCGAGATCGCCCCCGGCGGCGTCGGCTCCGGGCTGTACGGCATGCTGATCATGGCGCTCGTCGCCGTGTTCATCGCCGGTCTGATGGTCGGGCGCACACCCGAATACCTCGGCAAGAAGATCGGCGTCCGCGAGATCCGGCTCGCCGCCTGCTATCTCCTGGTCACCCCGGCCCTGGTGCTCGGCTTCACCGCGGCGGCCGTCGCCCTGCCCACCCCGCCCGACTCCACCGCCAACTCCGGGGCGCACGGCTTCTCCGAGATCCTGTACGCCTACACCTCCGGCGCCAACAACAACGGCTCGGCGTTCGCCGGGCTGAACGCGGACACACCGTGGTTCAACACCACCATCGGGCTCGCCATGCTGCTGGGCCGCTTCCTGCCCATGGTGTTCGTCCTCGCCCTGGCCGGCTCGCTGGCCGAGCAGCGGCCCGTACCGGCCGACTCCGGCACCCTCGCCACCCACACCCCGCTGTTCGGCGGACTGCTCGCCGCGGTCGTGGTGGTCGTCGCCGGCCTGACCTACTTCCCGGCCCTCGCCCTGGGCCCGCTCGCCGAAGGGCTCGCGTCATGACCACACCCACACCCCAGCCGGCCCCGATACCGGCGGCCGCGCGGCAGGTCCGCACCGGCGCCGCGCTGTCCGACCCCAGGACGCTGCTCGCCGCGCTGCCCCGGGCGGTGCGCAAGTTCCATCCCAGGGCGATGGCCGCCTCACCCGTCATGTGCGTGGTGCTCGCCGGGTCCGTCGTCACCACCGTGCTCGCCGCCCGCGACCCCGGCGACCTGTTCGGCTGGGCGATCACCGGCTGGCTGTGGCTGACCACGCTCTTCGCCAACCTCGCCGAAGCCGTCGCCGAGGGGCGCGGCAAGGCCCAGGCCGACGCGCTGCGGCGGGCGAAGACCGACACCGTCGCCCGCCGGCTGACCGGCGGACGCGAGAAGCGGATCGCCAGCACCGAGCTGCGCGTCGGCGACCTGGTCGTCTGCGAGGCGGGCGACATCGTCCCCGGCGACGGGGACGTCGTGGAGGGCGTGGCCGGCGTGGACGAGTCCGCGGTGACCGGCGAGTCCGCCCCCGTCATCCGCGAGTCCGGCGGCGACCGCAGCGCCGTCACCGGCGGTACGAAGGTGCTCTCCGACCGCATCGTCATCCGGATCACCACCCGGCCCGGCGAGACGTTCATCGACCGGATGATCGCCCTGGTGGAGGGCGCCGCCCGGCAGAAGACGCCCAACGAGATCGCCCTGAACATCCTGCTGGCGTCCCTGACGATCGCCTTCCTGCTCGCCGTGGTCACCCTCCAGCCCTTCGCCGTGTACGCGGGCGGCGAGCAGTCCGTCGCCGTGCTCACCGCGCTGCTGGTCTGTCTCATCCCGACCACCATCGGCGCGCTGCTCTCCGCGATCGGCATCGCGGGCATGGACCGGCTGGTGCGGCGCAATGTGCTCGCGATGTCCGGGCGGGCCGTCGAGGCGGCCGGGGACGTCTCGACGCTGCTGCTCGACAAGACCGGCACCATCACCCACGGCAACCGCCGGGCCACCGCCCTGCTGCCCGTCGCCGGGGTCACCGGCGAGGAACTGGCGCGGGCCGCCCGGCTCGCCTCGCTGGCCGACGAGACCCCCGAGGGCCGGTCCGTGGTCGCCCTCGCCGGGGAGCGGTACGGGCAGGGCGAACCCCGCGCGGACGAGCTGAGCGGCGCCACCCGGGTCGCCTTCACCGCACACACCCGCATGTCCGGCGTGGACATGGCCGGGCGCAGCGTCCGCAAGGGCGCCGCCGGGGCGGTCTCCGCCTGGGTGCGCGAGCGGGGCGGGACCGTCCCCGACGAGGCACGCCGGGGCGCCGACCGCATCGCGGCGCAGGGCGGCACTCCGCTCCTGGTGGCCGTCGAGGACGAGCGCGGGGCGCGGGTCCTGGGCGTCGTCCACCTCAAGGACGTCGTCAAGGAGGGCATGCCCGAGCGGTTCGCCGAGCTGCGCCGGATGGGCATCCGCACCGTCATGATCACCGGCGACAACCCGCTCACCGCGAAGGCCATCGCCGAGGAGGCCGGAGTCGACGACTTCCTGGCCGAGGCCACGCCCGAGGACAAGATGGCCCTCATCAAGCGGGAGCAGGCCGCCGGCGCGCTCGTCGCGATGACCGGCGACGGCACCAACGACGCCCCGGCCCTCGCTCAGGCCGATGTCGGCGTGGCCATGAACAGCGGGACCTCGGCCGCCAAGGAGGCCGGGAACATGGTCGACCTGGACTCCGACCCGACCAAGCTCATCGAGATCGTGGAGATCGGCAGGCAGCTGCTGATCACGCGGGGCGCGCTCACCACGTTCTCGCTGGCCAACGACATCGCGAAGTACTTCGCGATCATCCCCGCGATGTTCGCCGCCGTGTACCCGGGCCTGGACCGGCTCAACATCATGGACCTGTCCTCGCCCCGGACCGCGATCCTCTCCGCCGTGATCTTCAACGCGCTGATCATCGTCGCGCTCGTGCCGCTCGCCCTGCGGGGCGTACGCCACCGGCCCGGTGGCGCGTCCGCCCTGCTCCGGCGCAACCTCGCCGTCTACGGCATCGGCGGGCTGATCGCGCCCTTCGCCGGCATCAAGCTCATCGACCTGCTCCTCTCCCTCCTCCCCGGAATCGGCTGACCCGCCATGCACACACCCGTACGCAACCCCGCCCGCCAGGCCTGGGCCGCCCTGCGCGCCCTGCTCGTCCTCACCCTGGTCTGCGGCGTCCTCTACCCGCTCGCCGTCACCGGGGCCGCGCAGACGCTCATGCCGCACCGCGCGGACGGCTCCCGGATCACCGACGGCGGCCGGGTCGTCGGCTCCGCCCTCATCGGCCAGCGCTACGACCTGCCGGCCACGGAGGACGGGGAGAGCGCACAGCCCGACCTGCGCTGGTTCCAGCCGCGCCCCTCCGCCGGGCTCGGCACCAACACCCGCAACACCCGCTACTCGCTGCTCGTCTCCGGCGCCAGCAACCTGGCCGGCGACAGCCCGGAGCTGATCGACCGGGTCACCGCAGCCCGAGAAGCCGTCGTCCGGGACAACTCAGTCCCCGGCCACCCGGTCGATCCCGCGCAGGTGCCCGCCGACGCGGTCACCTCCTCCGGCTCCGGGCTCGACCCCCACATCTCCCCGGCGTACGCACAGCTCCAGGTCCGCCGCGTCGCCGCCCGCAACCACCTGGACGCCGATCGGGTCGCCGAACTCGTCGAGCGGCACACCGAGGGCCGCCTCCTCGGCTTCATCGGCGAACCGCGCGTCAACGTCCTCCGGCTCAACGTCGCGCTGCGCCGGCTGGCGACGGGCTGAACCGCGTCGCCTGGTGACGGGCCGAACGGCGGGGCGATGCCTCCGGAGCCGCAGCCGGGGCATTGCCCCGTCCCGTGCCACCTGCACATACTGGCGGCCGACAGCCGAGGACCCACGGGGGAGCGACATGACCGAGAACAGCGCCGACACGACCACCGGCGGGGGCGCCGGGACGGCCCTCGCCGACGGCCCGATGGTGCGCGTCGAGGACCTGCACCGCTCCTACGGCTCCGGCGCGGGCGCCGTGCACGCGCTGCGCGGCGTCTCCTTCGAGGTGCCGCGCGGCGAGCTGGTCGCCCTCAAGGGCCGCTCCGGCTCCGGCAAGACCACCCTGCTCAACCTCGTCGGCGGCCTCGACAGCCCGGACGGCGGCCGGATCACCGTGGACGGCACCGACCTCTCCACCCTCGGCGAGAACGGGCTGCTGGAACTGCGCCGGGACCGCATCGGCTTCATCTTCCAGTCCTTCGGCCTGATCCCGATCCTCACGGCGGCGGAGAACGTCGGCGTACCCCTGCGGCTGCGCAAGGCCGACCCCCGCGAGCGCGAGAAGCGGGTGTCGCTGCTGCTCTCCCTCGTCGGCCTCGCCGACCACGCGGCGCAGCGCCCCGGCGAGATGTCCGGCGGCCAGCAGCAGCGGGTGGCCATCGCCCGCGCGCTCGCCAACCGGCCCGCCCTGCTGATCGCGGACGAGCCCACCGGGCAGCTCGACCAGGAGACCGGGCTCGCGGTGATGGAGCTGCTGCGCGCCGTCGTGCACAGCGAGAACGTCACCGCGCTCGTCGCCACCCACGACGCCCAGCTGCTCGGCCTCGCCGACCGCGTGCTGGAGCTCAGCGACGGGCACATCATCGAGCACTGACCGGCGGGCCGGGCCCCGTATCAGGGTTGTGTCAATTCCCGCCGCCTTCCCACCCCCCGTCCGATATGCCGGAAATCCACCAGGTACTTTCGAACCAGGGCCGCCAGGACGGCGGCCGCCGGTTTCGGAAGACAATGGGGCCATGGGGCGCGGCAAACTTCGGATCTACCTCGGGGCGGCACCCGGCGTCGGCAAGACGTACGCGATGCTCGC comes from the Streptomyces sp. NBC_00525 genome and includes:
- the kdpF gene encoding K(+)-transporting ATPase subunit F, encoding MTADNVAGLVVAAALLGYLVLALLFPERF
- the kdpA gene encoding potassium-transporting ATPase subunit KdpA: MSPVLSGVLQLLALVVALGLAYRPLGDHMARVYTSTRHLRAERWIYRAIGADPGARMRQAAYLRGVLAFSAVGVLLLYLLQRLQGVLPGSLGFSSIDPDQAFNTAASFVANTNWQSYAGEQAMGHLVQTGGLAVQNFLSAAVGMAVAIALVRGFAASRTGELGNFWCDLVRGTVRVLLPLAAVGALVLVACGAIQNFAGIHEVGQFTGGGQEWNGGAVASQEAIKELGTNGGGYFNANAAHPFENPSGLSNLFEIFLILLIPFALTRTFGRMVGSVRQGYALLGTMLVFWLGFSVLMMWTESAHHGPAFELAGGATEGKETRFGIGGSSLFAVATTLTSTGAVNSFHSSYTGLGGGITLLGMQLGEIAPGGVGSGLYGMLIMALVAVFIAGLMVGRTPEYLGKKIGVREIRLAACYLLVTPALVLGFTAAAVALPTPPDSTANSGAHGFSEILYAYTSGANNNGSAFAGLNADTPWFNTTIGLAMLLGRFLPMVFVLALAGSLAEQRPVPADSGTLATHTPLFGGLLAAVVVVVAGLTYFPALALGPLAEGLAS
- the kdpB gene encoding potassium-transporting ATPase subunit KdpB, whose translation is MTTPTPQPAPIPAAARQVRTGAALSDPRTLLAALPRAVRKFHPRAMAASPVMCVVLAGSVVTTVLAARDPGDLFGWAITGWLWLTTLFANLAEAVAEGRGKAQADALRRAKTDTVARRLTGGREKRIASTELRVGDLVVCEAGDIVPGDGDVVEGVAGVDESAVTGESAPVIRESGGDRSAVTGGTKVLSDRIVIRITTRPGETFIDRMIALVEGAARQKTPNEIALNILLASLTIAFLLAVVTLQPFAVYAGGEQSVAVLTALLVCLIPTTIGALLSAIGIAGMDRLVRRNVLAMSGRAVEAAGDVSTLLLDKTGTITHGNRRATALLPVAGVTGEELARAARLASLADETPEGRSVVALAGERYGQGEPRADELSGATRVAFTAHTRMSGVDMAGRSVRKGAAGAVSAWVRERGGTVPDEARRGADRIAAQGGTPLLVAVEDERGARVLGVVHLKDVVKEGMPERFAELRRMGIRTVMITGDNPLTAKAIAEEAGVDDFLAEATPEDKMALIKREQAAGALVAMTGDGTNDAPALAQADVGVAMNSGTSAAKEAGNMVDLDSDPTKLIEIVEIGRQLLITRGALTTFSLANDIAKYFAIIPAMFAAVYPGLDRLNIMDLSSPRTAILSAVIFNALIIVALVPLALRGVRHRPGGASALLRRNLAVYGIGGLIAPFAGIKLIDLLLSLLPGIG
- the kdpC gene encoding potassium-transporting ATPase subunit KdpC → MHTPVRNPARQAWAALRALLVLTLVCGVLYPLAVTGAAQTLMPHRADGSRITDGGRVVGSALIGQRYDLPATEDGESAQPDLRWFQPRPSAGLGTNTRNTRYSLLVSGASNLAGDSPELIDRVTAAREAVVRDNSVPGHPVDPAQVPADAVTSSGSGLDPHISPAYAQLQVRRVAARNHLDADRVAELVERHTEGRLLGFIGEPRVNVLRLNVALRRLATG
- a CDS encoding ABC transporter ATP-binding protein, yielding MTENSADTTTGGGAGTALADGPMVRVEDLHRSYGSGAGAVHALRGVSFEVPRGELVALKGRSGSGKTTLLNLVGGLDSPDGGRITVDGTDLSTLGENGLLELRRDRIGFIFQSFGLIPILTAAENVGVPLRLRKADPREREKRVSLLLSLVGLADHAAQRPGEMSGGQQQRVAIARALANRPALLIADEPTGQLDQETGLAVMELLRAVVHSENVTALVATHDAQLLGLADRVLELSDGHIIEH